One Littorina saxatilis isolate snail1 linkage group LG11, US_GU_Lsax_2.0, whole genome shotgun sequence genomic window, acatacaggagaaaagccacatacCTCCCTGCAGTGCTCGGCAACATTTGCCCAAAAACCTCATTTAGAGGgccacatgttaacacatactgGAGAAAAGCCTCATGTCTGCCCAAAATGTTCATCAAAATTTGCTCAAAACGATAATTTGAAAATCCACATGTTAACATATactggagaaaagccacattCCTGCCTTCAGTGTACAGCAAAATTTGTTCAAAAAGGGAGTTTAAAGAGgcatatgttaacacatacaggagaaaagccacatgtctGCCCTCATTGTTCAGCCAAATTTGCTCACCAAGTGAGTTTAAAGAGgcatatgttaacacatacaggagaaaagccacatgtctGCCCTCATTGTACAGCCAAATTTGCTCACATAGGGAGTTTAAAGAGCCACATGTTACGGCATactggagaaaagccacattCCTGCCCACAATGTACAGCCAAATTTGCTCATAAACTTAGTTTAAAGATgcatatgttaacacatacaggagaaaagccacatgtctGCCCTCATTGTACAGCCAAATTTGCTCAGAAACCTCATTTAAAGAAgcatatgttaacacatacaggagaaaagtcACATGCCTGCCCTCAGTGTACAGCAAACTTTGCTCAAAAAGGAGGTTTAAAGAAacatatgttaacacatacaggagaaaagccacatgtctGCCCTCATTGTACAGCCAAATTTGCTCAGAAACATCATTTCAAGAgccacatgttaacacatactggagaaaagccacattCCTGCCCTCAGTGTTCAGCAAATTTTGCTCAAAAAGGGAGTTTAAAGAAgcatatgttaacacatacaggagaaaagccacatgcctgcccTCAGTGTACAGCAAACTTTGCTCTAAAAGTGGGTTTAAAGACgcatatgttaacacatacaggagaaaagccacatgtctGCCCTCATTGTACAACTAAATTTTCTCGGAAACATCATTTAGAGAgccacatgttaacacatactggagaaaagccacattCCTGCCCTCAGTGTCCAGCAAAATTTGGTCAAAAAGCGAGTTTAAAGAAgcatatgttaacacatacaggagaaaagccacatgtctGCCCTCAGTGTACAGCAAAATATGTTGAAAAAGGGAGTTTAAAGAAgcatatgttaacacatacaggagaaaagccacatgtctGCTCTCATTGTACAGCCAAATTTGCTCATAACTTTAGTTTAAAGAGgcatatgttaacacatacaggagaaaagccacatgtctCCCCTCATTGTACAGCCAAATTTGCTCATAACTTTAGTTTAAAGAGgcatatgttaacacatacaggagaaaagccacatgtctGCCCTCATTGTACAGCAACATTTGCTCAAAAAGGGAGtttaaagacccacatgttaATACATactggagaaaagccacatgtctGCCCTCAGTGTACAGCAACATTTGCTCGGAAACATCATTTAGAGAGCCACATGTTAAGGCATACAGGTGAAAAGCCACATCTCTGCCATCATTGTGCAGCAACATTTGCTCAGAAAGGGAGtt contains:
- the LOC138979602 gene encoding zinc finger protein 585A-like, which encodes MKRKLQSTVVVKVEYDVEEPPAASDDMDTMPSKPFPALTETSNSAAEVKTEAFPALTETSNSAAEVKTEAFPASTETSNSAAEVKTEAFPALTETSSSDAEDSTATSLCESSASIVSGGVKDAFSPAPTGCDCQVQVKQEPVDSAQNVESMEYSDLKSTDTFGCEIARGSVEVETCSATANKTKRSLDKETSHNTKNKGTGLRTPISRRSRALVKEGSNDLDGSTRGAKFARKNSLKSHMLTHTGEKPHTSLQCSATFAQKPHLEGHMLTHTGEKPHVCPKCSSKFAQNDNLKIHMLTYTGEKPHSCLQCTAKFVQKGSLKRHMLTHTGEKPHVCPHCSAKFAHQVSLKRHMLTHTGEKPHVCPHCTAKFAHIGSLKSHMLRHTGEKPHSCPQCTAKFAHKLSLKMHMLTHTGEKPHVCPHCTAKFAQKPHLKKHMLTHTGEKSHACPQCTANFAQKGGLKKHMLTHTGEKPHVCPHCTAKFAQKHHFKSHMLTHTGEKPHSCPQCSANFAQKGSLKKHMLTHTGEKPHACPQCTANFALKVGLKTHMLTHTGEKPHVCPHCTTKFSRKHHLESHMLTHTGEKPHSCPQCPAKFGQKASLKKHMLTHTGEKPHVCPQCTAKYVEKGSLKKHMLTHTGEKPHVCSHCTAKFAHNFSLKRHMLTHTGEKPHVSPHCTAKFAHNFSLKRHMLTHTGEKPHVCPHCTATFAQKGSLKTHMLIHTGEKPHVCPQCTATFARKHHLESHMLRHTGEKPHLCHHCAATFAQKGSLKTHMLIHTGEKPHVCPQCTATFAQKPHLNNHMLTHTGEKPHICPHCTATFYQKNHLKTHVLLHTGEKPHACQQCTAKFARKRSLKTHMLRHTGEKPHACQQCTAKFAQKRSLKKHLLTHTGEKPHACPQCTATFAFKWSLKTHMITHTGEKP